A single region of the Maylandia zebra isolate NMK-2024a linkage group LG17, Mzebra_GT3a, whole genome shotgun sequence genome encodes:
- the nopchap1 gene encoding NOP protein chaperone 1 — translation MELNVKTTSSQALLSCGNGAGLSEKLLLNPKAGRSLQTERVPRSSVLDRLQSFLPQMAEANEKLKRQMEEAPAGRFDIESVDEAERVIEMDVALVELNESGDSETSDSEESDCSDDDGEVTEQNFKLPGDKGKKKKVNILVLDQQGE, via the exons ATGGAATTAAACGTAAAGACAACGAGCTCGCAGGCGTTGCTGTCGTGTGGTAACGGAGCAG GTCTCAGTGAGAAGCTTCTCCTCAATCCAAAAGCTGGAAGATCACTGCAGACAGAGAGAGTCCCCAGAAGCAGCG TTCTGGACCGGCTGCAGAGCTTCCTCCCTCAGATGGCGGAGGCCAACGAGAAGCTGAAAAGACAGATGGAGGAGGCTCCTGCTGGACGCTTTGACATAGAGAGTGTGGACGAGGCAGAGAGGGTCATAGAGATG GATGTAGCACTCGTGGAGCTCAATGAGTCAGGTGACAGCGAGACGTCGGACTCTGAGGAGTCGGACTGCAGCGACGATGACGGCGAGGTCACAGAGCAGAACTTTAAACTGCCCGGAGACAAAGgcaagaaaaagaaagtcaACATCCTGGTTCTGGACCAGCAGGGGGAGTAG